Within Bacteroidota bacterium, the genomic segment CCTTCGTCACCTCGGCCGTGCCGTGGACGCGGCTGCCGGTGACGGTGCCTTCCTGCACGTCGACGGGGCTGTAGACTTGGTGCGAGAACTCGACGATCGCCGAGGTCTGAGCGCGACCTCCTTTGGTGTTGGAGCCGACGATGTCGTTCGAGTAAGTCATGGCGCATTCGAGGGGCATAGCAAGAACCTCTTGGGGGTTGGTTGGATGAAGCGGTAGGGGTGAAGCAGAGCCGAGCGGAGCCCGCCGAACGAGTGCTTCAAGTGTCTGCCAGGGAAACGGGAAGTTCCCTCCTACAGGGACACGCAGGAAACAGCGAAAGAACAGATCAGAGGTAGAGCGACGAACGGCGAGTTACGAATGACGACCGGGGGCCCGCCGCGAGTTCGTAGCTCGTCGCTTGGATCTCGTCGCTTGTCTTACTTCGCCTTCGGCATCTTGCTCACCATCGAGAGGTTGATGTCCATCCCCTCGATCTGGAAGTGCGGCATGATCGACATCTGGACGCGGTAGAACCCCGGGTTGTCGTCGAGGTCTTGGACGGTCACCTGCCCGCTCCGGAGCGGGTACTTGGCGATCATCTCCTCGGTCGGGTTCGGCATCTTGGTGACGAGGCCGCTGATCCACTTGTTGAGCTCCTCCTCGATCCGGCCGGCGTCCTTCGTCGCGCCGATGTTCTCGCGCTGGAGCACCTTGAGGTAGTGCGAGATCCGCGAGCCGAGCATGATGTACGGGAGCCGGGCGTTGATCCGGCTGTTGGCCGTCGCCTCGGGGTCGTCGTAGAGGGTCGGCTTCTGGGAGGAGTTGGCTGAGAAGAAGCAGGCGAAGTCCTTGCCCTCGTAGATCGAGAGCGGGATGAAGCCGAGGTTGGCGCACTCGAACTCGAGCGTCTCCGAGATCGGCACCTCGGTCGGGATCTTCATCTGCTTGCCCTTGCCGACGTCGTAGAGGTGGACCGGGAGGTCGGAGACCCTGCCGCCGGACTGCGGGCCGCGGATCTGGACGCTCCAGCCGTCGCGGACGTAGGCCTCCACCATGTTCGAGGCGAACGAGAACGAGGCGTTGCCCCAGAGGTACTTGTCGTGGTCGGCCCCGGTGACGTCCTCGTTGTAGTTGAAGTTCTTGACGGGGACCGTGTCCTCGCCGTAGGGCAGGCGGAGCATGAAGCGCGGGAACGTGAGCGCGAGGTAGCGCGAGTCCGGGCTCTCGCGGAAGGCGTTCCACTTGACGAAGTCGACCGTCTCCATGTGGGCCGAGACGTCGGGGATCTTCTTCCACTCCTCCATCGACTCCTTGCCGAAGAACTCGTGCCCGACGCTTGCGACGAACGGGCAGAGCGCGGCGGCGGCCACCTGCGAGGCCTGCTGCATCAGCGCGATGTCCTGCGGCGTGTTCTTGAACTCGTAGTTCGTCACGATCGCGCTGTAGGGGTCCGCGCCGGGCTGGTCGTAGGCGTTCGTGTAGACGTGCCTGTAGAGCGCCGACTGGATTAGCTCCGGCGCGTCCTCGAACGACTCCAGGAGGTCCTCCTTGGAGCAGTTGACCATCTCGATCCTGACGTTCTTGCGGAAGTCCGTCCGGTCCACGAGGAACTTCAGGCTGCGCCACGAGGACTCCACCTCCTGGAACGCCTCGTGGTGCATGATCGCGTCGAGCTGCTCGGAGAGCTTGTGGTCGAGCTGGGCGACCATCGAGTCGATCAGCTCTTTGTCGACCTTCTCGACCGGCGCTTCGAGGTCGTTCACGGCGTCGACGAAGACGCGGAGCGCGGCGGCGACGACGGCCCCGCGCGGCTTGTCGGCGTTGGCGGTCACGTCGTCGAACTCACCGACGTTGACGGCACCCTCGGGCGCGGCGACGGCGACCTGCTGGAAGATGGAATCGAGGATGCTGCCTTGGTCTTCGGTCTCGGCGGCCGCGGCGGCCCCGTCTTGCTGGGTCTCAGCCATGAGGATGGGGATCTGGGGTCAGAGGGTCTGGGATCGGGAGTCTAGCCTTCGGCGTCGTCCTCGCCGGCGTCGTCGGTCTGGACGAACTGCTCGAGCTCGGCGGCGAGGCTGGCGAGCGCGGCCTCGTCCTTGACGATGCCTTCGAGCTGCTTGCGGAAGTCGTTGGCCGAGACGACGCGGTTGCGGAGGTCCTGGAGGAGGTTCCGCATGGCGAGCATCCGGTTGAGCTGCGGTACCTGCTTGGCGACCTCCTCCGGCGTGAACGACTTCATCGAATCGATGTCGAGCTCGACCTTCATCTCGGCGTCGTCGCTCTCCGAAAGCTCGTCCGGGACCGTGTACTCGAGCTTTACGTCCATCGACTTGAGGACGTCCTCGAAGTTGTCCTTGTTGAGGTTGATCAGCTCGCGCTCGGCCAGCGGTGTGTCGTCGGGCCGGCCTCGGTAATCCCCCATCACCATGAGCCGCATCGGGAGTTCGATTTTCTCCTGGGCGTCGCCCTTGTCGACTTCGAGAAAAAGGTTGACGCGGGCGGGGGGTTTTTCGCGCTGAAAGCTCTGGGCCATGACGGTCCTCGGTTCGGGGTGATGCAGGGCTGGGCGGCGTGGGCACGGCGAAGCCGGATACCTTGTAAGCCGGAACGCAAGCCTGCGGGGTTCAGGAAGGTAGGGAAAAAAGTTTACAATTCAAGGGACTAGCGAGCGCGACGCGGGATTAGCCCTGCTTGGCGCTCTGGACGGCGAGCGCGCGGGCCGGGTCGGCGGCGCAGACCTTCGCGAAGATGCGCTCGGCGGCTTCCTGGAGCGCGGGCTTGTCGGCGGCGGAGGTGGCACGCTGGAGCGCAGCGTAGCAGCCGTGGAGCGCGGTCCAGACTTCGAGCGCGAGCGCCGGGTCCCACACGTCGAGCCGGTGGGCCGCGATCTCGGCGTCGAGCGCTTCGAGGATCGGGCGGGCGACGGCGGGTCGGCCGCCGCGGAGGCAAAGCGAGGCGAGGTAGAACCGGCGGCGGAACCGGTCGCGGCCAGCGGCATCGGTGCCTTCGCCGAGCAGGGCGAGTGCCGCGTCGAGGTCGCCGGAGGCGAGGTGCGTGCGCGCCTCGGCGTAGGCGTTGTCCACCGCGCTCGCCTCGCCGTCCGTCGCGAGCACCGGCTCAGCCGGCTCGCCCCCGCCGAGCGCCGGGCGGATGCGGGTCTCGATCCACTCCTGCGTCG encodes:
- the tssB gene encoding type VI secretion system contractile sheath small subunit; protein product: MAQSFQREKPPARVNLFLEVDKGDAQEKIELPMRLMVMGDYRGRPDDTPLAERELINLNKDNFEDVLKSMDVKLEYTVPDELSESDDAEMKVELDIDSMKSFTPEEVAKQVPQLNRMLAMRNLLQDLRNRVVSANDFRKQLEGIVKDEAALASLAAELEQFVQTDDAGEDDAEG
- the tssC gene encoding type VI secretion system contractile sheath large subunit gives rise to the protein MAETQQDGAAAAAETEDQGSILDSIFQQVAVAAPEGAVNVGEFDDVTANADKPRGAVVAAALRVFVDAVNDLEAPVEKVDKELIDSMVAQLDHKLSEQLDAIMHHEAFQEVESSWRSLKFLVDRTDFRKNVRIEMVNCSKEDLLESFEDAPELIQSALYRHVYTNAYDQPGADPYSAIVTNYEFKNTPQDIALMQQASQVAAAALCPFVASVGHEFFGKESMEEWKKIPDVSAHMETVDFVKWNAFRESPDSRYLALTFPRFMLRLPYGEDTVPVKNFNYNEDVTGADHDKYLWGNASFSFASNMVEAYVRDGWSVQIRGPQSGGRVSDLPVHLYDVGKGKQMKIPTEVPISETLEFECANLGFIPLSIYEGKDFACFFSANSSQKPTLYDDPEATANSRINARLPYIMLGSRISHYLKVLQRENIGATKDAGRIEEELNKWISGLVTKMPNPTEEMIAKYPLRSGQVTVQDLDDNPGFYRVQMSIMPHFQIEGMDINLSMVSKMPKAK